tgttttttttttcgagacagggtttctttgtgtagccctggctgtcctggaactcactctgtagaccaggctggcactgaactcagaaatctgcctgcctctgcctcccaagtgctgggactaaaggcgtgcgccaccactgcccggccttcaCAGTAGTTTTATAGtagattattttctctttctttccccctcctcctctctctgagacaaggtctctctatgtagccctggcttatcttggaactcatcatgtagactaggctggcctcgaactcagagatccacctgcttctgcctcccaaatgctgggattaaaggtgtgagctgccTGGCCTTTACAAATGTGGCATATTTTTCCTTTCAGCCTTCTTTAAAGAGAATCCATAGTCTCAGGTATTTTATGCAGTTGTACTCCAAGAAAAATCTATAAGAGCCTAAGTTTGAAGTAGCAATGACCAAGACCTGTCAGTGTAGCAACTCATGTTCGAGAGGAACTTGGAGAAGGGGTGAGATAGTGGAATCATAAGCATGCTTTATGTGTAAAGCATAGAAAAACAAGGCAGTCTTTACAGCTAACCTTAAAAAGGCTCAGTTGTTTGTCATTAACTGCTAACTCATTATGTGCTCCTTATACTGAGAAGCCGAGGGCAGGGCTGGCTGCTCCTTTCAGGCTCAAGTGTCCAACTCCCCTGTGTTGAGTCAGCTTGGTCCCTGGCTCTGTAACctggagagaaaagcagaaaaaaaagaaaagaaaaggaatcctTGTGTCCTTGAGAACAGCTAGAAGGTGAAGCATTCCCAACTAGTATTTACCTCACGATATAAAAATGCCCAGAGTGGACACAGATAGCTAGAATTTAGCCACGGGAAGCACATCAGCATAACAAATGCAGTGCTCCTGAGTTCTTATTTCTTGCATTGCTTTCTGGGTTCTTTCCCCAGTTGGTTTCTGCAGGATGACTAAGTCTGACTCAACGATTATGTCTGCTGTTATTTTACACAGTATCCTCAACCTAAGGAGACACTGATCAGGAACTCTAGTTTGTTGTCTCCAGGAGGAATTTTTTGATGACTTCTGCTGGATGTTTAAAAGTTCTGGATTTGAAACTACCTTTTGTCTGCTCTCTCAACTGAGTTACCCCAATTGTCTGCTGGATATTATGAACACCTGAAttgatgttttattatttgttgtttctgtcttctactggCTATTTAATGTCTTACTTTTGCTTATTGCATATTCAATAAACTCAATAGTGGCTCATTCTAGAGAGAAATCATGCTCCAGACCTTACAGGTGTTTAGGTAGAAATTCACTTCCTCGAATGACTTTTCCTTGCAAGGAATGTTTCTGTGAACTCGGGGCTTTGGATGAAGATGAGGGTGTTGGGAGATTTAATTCAACATCTGTGTAGTAAAGTTAAGTAAAAAACCATAACAGACTCTTGGTAGGAATGTAAACTATTATAGCCATTCTGGGAAACcatatggaggttcctcaaaaagtaaaataaacactgTAGCATCTACTTTGTGGTATTTATCTTAAGATAATGAAATCAGTATGCCAGAGTGCAATGCACACCTATGTTTAATTGCAGTATGAATCATGACTGTTGGTACAGAAAATCAGTGGGGGCTAGAGGTGACTCTTCAGTTAATAActactattcttgcagaggaccctaatTTGGATGgaagcacccacatcaggtgtttcacaattgcctataactgCAGCTCTTGACAGCCCCAGATGTTGCTGGCTTCTGAGAGCACCTGTcctcatgtgtacatgcatgccatggtcacatacacactcaaaaattataaaaaataaatctacaaaaaaGGTACAAAATCAACCTGAATAAAGGTATTAATGTGGAGAACGTGAATGTACACAGGCACATGGTTAACAGCAGAATGACTAGTCAGCCTGAAGAAGGAAATGATTTCATTTATAACATGAACTTAGAAGTCATTCTGCTAAATGAAATAAGCATAATACAAAATCACACATTTCCACCTATGAGGGTGTTGGGAGAGTTAATTCCTAAGTGGAATCTATGGAGGAAACTCAGAAGCAGAGAGTGCAATGGCGACTGTCAGGGGATGGAGTGGGAATGCAGATACATTGGTAAAACGGTAGATTCCTTTGCAACAGTACGAACAAATCCCTTAGATGTATAGTCACAGCATGTTGACTGTATTTAATAACAGTATACTGCCTATTTGAAAATTGCCAGATAGATCTTCAGTGTGCTCAACATACAGGAAAAGGAAATATATGAGGGTTTGGCTATGTTTATGGTAATCCTTTCTCTCGTATAAAcacactatctatctatccatctatctatatcaCTGTgcaatatacatataattttgttaattaaaCCCTAATAACGCCAGACTAATCCTTATGTAGTTTCTAAATTTCCAAAAAGATGAACATTTTCATTATAAACAAGAACATAATGCAAAGTTTACATTTGGAAGAAAACCTCCTAAAAAGTGCTATTATTTCCGGCGAAAACTCAAGAGTTTTTGAGATAATTGTACTTTTCTGTTTTTAggaacttaaaagaaaataagccaATTTTGTTGTTCATTTCTTGCATTTGAAGTACTCTTCAATGACATCTTTAGCCTGAGATTCTTGGCCATAGTCCTTAACCACCACACAGCTGCAACCTATCACTTTCCGAGGTTTCCCCTTTCGATCAGTTTTGCAGAGGCCTACCCATTCCCCCAGTTTCTTGTTGTCATCAACCTTAATTAGGTTGATTTGGTGCTCAGCGCAAAGGGTTTCCACCAACTTGATGTACATAGGTTTATCACAATTGGATGCAAGCACACAGAGATGGGCTTGGCGCTTGCCTAAGGCTTTGGCAGCTTCGTGAATTCCTCGTGCTAGGCCATCGTGGACCAGGGCGGTCTTCAGCACCTCTTGCAGAGCAGTATCGACGTCCATGATAACTCCAGAAGCACTGACTTCCTTGGCCATGGAGTGAGTTACTGGTGGATCCCACCTGGAGCGCGCCTCGAGCCTCTGAGTGGCTGTGCAGAAGCAAGAAGCGTTTCTAAGAATGTTAAGAAACACCAAACCCTTTCACTATCGAAAACTATGAAACTTCCAACTCAAGTCGCAGGAGGTAACAAGTTCCCAGTCCTGCGGAGGTGGTCAGGTGGCCACCCAGAGAACAAAAAATTAGACACCTCGGGTACGAGGGTGCCCGGTGTTGGTGGCACGCAGTGAGCGCGGGTGAGCTTTCTCGTTATTATTACGTAACCCTGGCTCCTCCTGCGGGAATGCATTTAGAGGAAAGTGGACCGCCTCCGCAGACTGCTCCAGAATCTGCAACCAACGGGACTCCGCCAGCGCCAGCATGCTGTACCTTCGCTTCCCCgagcttttattttttgttggccGATTCGCCACTAAATGATATCAGAACTTAACATGAAAAAGtcctattttaatatttaagaaggCCTTACTGTCAAGAAAAGTGGAATCAGAAAAcacttttggtcttttttttttttttgttatagttGTGGCGTTCATTTCGGCTAAGCTCAGAACGCCTGGGATTTGCGTCGAAAGAGCCGACGCGGACACCCAGACCTCCGTGTCCGGCGCGCAGTCGCAGTGGCCTCTCACTCCGGCTCCCGCCCCCGCTGGGTAGACGACGTGGAAGTTGCTGGCTGACCGGGCTCAGAGGCATCCGCTTCGGAACCGGAGTCCGAGGTGCAGCGGAGGTGGCGGCGCCCGGGCTCAACTAGGAGTCGCTGCCGAGTCCCGGCCTGTCTCTGAGGATCGGCGAGGGCGCGGCGGCGGTTCATCATGGGTGAGGAGCGTGGGAAGGCGGCCGAGGGGACCGGCTGGGCCGCGGACAGCTCTTTGCTACCTTGGCCCTTTACCTCCAGGGAGACCCCACCTCCTGGCTCAGTCCCTTGCACCCGCGGGGTCCAGACTGGTCCCAGCCCAGCCCCTCATCCTGCATCCCCATCTCGGTTGGGTAGGCGGAACGGGGTGACCGGTGCCTGGTAGCCAGGCAGCTGCAGGTTCACCGAGGTGTCTCACTCTTCGTGGAAGTTTGATGGCttctgtgtgggtgttgggactgCGTCACTTTTAGAAACCCGAGGACAGGTGGTGTTTGTTGCTCCTTGTGCTGCTCCTGTCTGCTCGCCCGCCGTAGCTAGCTGTCAGTGGAGATGGTGGAGTTTGGTGGATTGTAAAGTGGGAGAATGTGGCGGGACAGGGAGTGAGATTTTAATGTCGATTCGCAGATTCGCACTTCTCTAGGGGAGGGAACTACGGTAGACGTCCGAGCGCACCCTACGGTAATGCTCCATCCAGTACAGCTGGAGCTTCTAGGTGTTGCAGATTCTTCGGATTCTGTCAGTACTTACTGTTTTATGGATCCGGAGCATTATAGTTCCAATCGGTTCTCTGTAACCCTTTGGCATTATTTTTCCGCCTCTCGACGTGTAAACGGACGAAAGGACTTTGTCAAGTCACACCCATTCTTTCTGTTATACAGCTTgttctgtgtttgcttttctaGAGTGGGCAGCTTTTATTGTGCCATTTCCCACAAATAGCCAAGTGTgacatctcttcctttcttcctctctcctttccgtGTGCGTGTCTACAAGTGAGTGCTGCTGGAAGTCAGCCTTGAGTATGCTAGGCAACGCCCTTCTGCAGAGCTTTATAGCCCCAGCCCTTTTAAAACTTCGAGATAGAATTTCACTAAGttgtctagccttgaactcaactCACTTTGTAGCGAAAGGTGGTCTCAGACTCACTGCTATTGCTTCTGAGTAGCTGGTATTATTGGACCACTAGCCAAAGGCCTTGccttttgtgatatatatatatatatatatatatatatatatatatatatatatatatcatatatatatatatatatatcatatatatattcatatatatatatcatatatatatatgtttgaggctggcctggtctgcatactgatttccaggccatccagggctacaaagtaaaagaccttatctcaaaaacaccaaataataataaacaaaacatcaGAATAGTTGGTTGAGGTAGTTCTGTTGGTTAGTGGAGAGTGTCCTAAGGCTTATGTTGGTACTGCCACTGTACAGTCAGTCAGTGCTCTGTCACTTAGAGCACGCCACTGTGCTACTTCTCAGGAGGAGACTGCACTAAGTTACTGCATCCTTATTCTCTTGTTGAGAAAATGAACTGGACTCTTGAGGGCAGTGTCTGTATGTCTGATGATGTGTTCTGCCTGCCTGACATTTCTCAGGACCTGGGAACTTCACCTGCTAGTGTTTGCTGTTGAATAACATCTTTCATTGGAAGCAAGCATATCTACCTGTGCATTCAGGACAGTGTTTTGCTATTTAATTAGGCATCTAGCTTTCAAATGTTTTGTGGGCCTAATTTACAAGATGACatcaaatacatttttgtttttattatcttgtAGGTGGctttttctcaagtattttttcCAGTCTCTTTGGAACCAGGGAAATGAGGATTTTAATTTTGGGATTAGATGGTGCTGGAAAAACGACAATTTTGTACAGATTACAGGTTGGAGAAGTTGTTACTACTATTCCCAGTAAGTATTGGTTTGATAAAACTTTACGTGTCCATCTAATCCAGCTTTCTGGATAAATGAGTCATATGATAGGGGTTGTAAACTTCTAGTATGGAAATGATAttgaataatatatatacatatatatgtatatatatttaaaatatttttaatggattAATATGCTGTTTATTGTGCAGATTTGGCATTTCACGTATATTAGGAAGTATCACTGGTTGACTGATACAGAGTGTGGTTAACTGTTAGCGTGGGGCATCTGGGTAAAGAGTATGTAAGTTCTATCTGTATATGATATACCAGTTGTAAACTATTTCAAAAGAAGATTAACATGTTTTAGTTCTAAACAATTAAAGACACTCAATTGAAAAATATGTTTAGAGTGACTCAAGTATGATTATAGCAGCTGGGGCCCATTTTCAATAATTACTTATATTTCATTTGAAACACAAGAGTATATGTGTTAGATAATTAAAGGACTATAAAAAAGAATGTTTGGTCAAGTACTAAAGTAAATGTCACCTATTTTAACTACCttggaggccgaggcaggaggatggcttgtGGGGACAATGTTGGGATCCTGTATCTTAAAGAAAAACTGTAAAGATAAGATGCCAAATATGTGCAATGGCATGTTCATGGAATATATATGTTCTGAAAGTATGGTCAAAAAGAGAAATTGTAGGCCAGAGATGGCTTAGGAGTtatacatggagagagaaagctgacttctgcaagttgtcctctgacctccacatatgagttgtggaacacacacacacacacacacacatacacaataaatactttttagtgaaataattttttaaaaaatcctgagCCTAAGAAACATGAACCcatagaaatggctcagcagttaaacgCACATACCTTTTTCCAGCAGGACTGAGTTCCACTCTCATTACAGGCCAAGGTTTCCTTTTAAGCCTTAAGTGATTGTGCttcactctttaaaaaatattttaaaaataaataaactaagaaGCATTTTGGTGCAATTTAAGGTTCCCTATCTAGGTACCCAAACAGGCTTCTCTGTTTAGAGCTATAGTTGACTTAAGTCACTAAATCTATACTGCTTAGTGAAGATACTATCTCCCAGCTTTCAGGAGTAAATGAGGCTTACAAAGTGCTTTGCTAACCTGTATAATGATTTATAGACATTAAATGGGTATTGTTGCACACAAAGTGCTTTTTCTGCATATCTATTACTTGAATTACAGTGTAGTTTCTCCTAAGTAATTCTGTAGCTCACTTTTAAAACTGGGAATTGTAGAAGCAGAGTGTTGAAATGACCTGGTACCTGAACACCAAGGAGAAGAAACACCTGAACTTTAATTTTAACTTCGCTTATGTTATtcttgctgttttagaaagttattttctttatacCTTTTCATTTGTTCAATTAAAT
Above is a window of Arvicanthis niloticus isolate mArvNil1 chromosome 22, mArvNil1.pat.X, whole genome shotgun sequence DNA encoding:
- the LOC143436056 gene encoding small ribosomal subunit protein eS12-like → MLALAESRWLQILEQSAEAVHFPLNAFPQEEPGLRNNNEKAHPRSLRATNTGHPRTRATQRLEARSRWDPPVTHSMAKEVSASGVIMDVDTALQEVLKTALVHDGLARGIHEAAKALGKRQAHLCVLASNCDKPMYIKLVETLCAEHQINLIKVDDNKKLGEWVGLCKTDRKGKPRKVIGCSCVVVKDYGQESQAKDVIEEYFKCKK